A stretch of Aerococcus urinaehominis DNA encodes these proteins:
- the dcm gene encoding DNA (cytosine-5-)-methyltransferase has protein sequence MKIFSMFDGVGGFIIGLNNADENLYQTVVSNQYEPSRKSQDAYEVGVYRFPDMEHIPDDVATIPDEKFASMKEDGINMIVGGFPCQDYSVARSKKNELGIEGKKGVLFWEIIRATRIIQPDYLILENVDRLLKAPSKQRGRDFAVMLGAFNQLGYSVEWRVINAAEYGRGQRRRRVFFFIYHNSTKWGQYIENLYEDKLQTDLLGNRNYDSYASYIFNQGLFARQFPVKEAPVKDRTQFVKLADDIKEISDSYDAGKMWNSGIMRHGYVYSAETEPQGDEEPLSLGDLIQEEAEVDEKYYLTDQQIEKFKYLRGAKKIERTSATGHKYTFSEGGMSEYDSLELPGRTMLTSEGTVNRSTHLLKINGRYRFLTPIEAERLQDFPDDWTRYKQDANGQVSEVSDRMRLFFMGNALVTGIVTRIGIELKKIIDETK, from the coding sequence ATGAAAATTTTCTCCATGTTCGATGGTGTCGGTGGCTTTATTATCGGTTTAAATAACGCCGACGAAAACTTATATCAAACAGTTGTATCTAATCAATACGAGCCATCACGAAAGTCTCAGGACGCTTATGAAGTTGGGGTCTACAGATTTCCTGATATGGAACACATACCTGATGATGTGGCTACCATTCCTGACGAAAAGTTCGCATCAATGAAAGAAGATGGCATCAACATGATTGTTGGGGGATTTCCTTGCCAAGATTATTCAGTGGCACGTAGTAAAAAGAATGAATTAGGCATTGAAGGGAAAAAAGGTGTACTTTTCTGGGAAATTATTCGTGCGACAAGAATTATTCAACCCGATTATTTAATTCTAGAAAATGTTGATCGGCTTTTAAAAGCGCCTTCTAAACAAAGGGGACGTGATTTTGCAGTTATGTTGGGTGCCTTTAATCAACTTGGTTACTCAGTTGAATGGCGCGTAATAAATGCTGCTGAATATGGGCGAGGCCAACGTCGTCGTCGGGTGTTTTTCTTTATTTATCATAATAGTACTAAATGGGGTCAATATATAGAAAATCTTTACGAAGACAAACTACAGACTGATTTACTAGGGAATCGCAATTATGATAGTTATGCTTCTTATATCTTCAATCAAGGTCTATTCGCTAGACAATTTCCTGTCAAAGAGGCCCCAGTCAAAGATAGAACCCAGTTTGTTAAACTAGCCGACGATATCAAAGAAATTTCCGATAGCTATGATGCGGGTAAAATGTGGAATTCTGGTATTATGCGGCACGGCTATGTTTATAGCGCCGAGACAGAGCCACAAGGGGATGAGGAACCACTTAGCTTAGGCGATTTAATTCAGGAGGAAGCTGAAGTTGATGAAAAATATTATCTAACAGACCAACAAATTGAAAAATTTAAGTATTTGCGTGGTGCCAAGAAAATTGAGCGCACTTCAGCCACCGGTCATAAATATACATTCTCAGAGGGTGGTATGAGTGAATATGATAGTTTGGAATTGCCAGGCCGGACGATGTTAACTTCAGAAGGTACGGTCAATCGCTCGACTCATTTACTAAAGATTAACGGGCGTTATCGCTTCCTTACACCTATTGAGGCAGAGAGACTGCAAGATTTTCCAGATGATTGGACCCGGTATAAGCAAGATGCCAATGGCCAGGTATCAGAGGTCAGCGACCGGATGCGACTCTTCTTTATGGGAAATGCTCTGGTAACGGGAATCGTAACTAGAATAGGTATTGAATTAAAGAAAATCATTGATGAAACGAAGTAG
- a CDS encoding 6-phospho-beta-glucosidase, which produces MAFPKDFLWGGATAANQFEGGYNEGGRGLANVDLVPHGEDRAAIIAGQQVHLDFDDSHHYPAKEGVDFYHRYKEDIALLGEMGFKTFRISIAWSRIFPQGDENQPNEAGLAFYEDVFKEMHKHGIEPLVTITHFDMPVHLIKKYGGWKNRQVVGFYEKLVRTLFTRYQGLVKYWITFNEINMIMHAPFMGAGLILADSDNPRQDQYTAVHHELVASALATKIAHEIDPNNQVGCMIAAGTYYPASPDPKDVRQAQLDNQGNYFFVDVQSRGAYPNYALKQLEAEGIEIPFAEGDKELLAKHTVDFVSFSYYSSRVSAHPDNLDKYDLTPGNIFPSVINPYLEASEWGWQIDPLGFRITMNDLYDRYQKPLFVVENGLGAKDEVTADGRIIDDYRIDYLQKHIAAMKAAIEEDGIPVMGYTSWGAIDLVSASSGEMAKRYGYIYVDRHNDGSGDFSRHKKKSFDWYKQVIASNGEDLSNQPG; this is translated from the coding sequence ATGGCATTTCCAAAAGATTTTTTATGGGGCGGGGCAACCGCTGCTAACCAATTTGAAGGGGGCTACAATGAGGGTGGCCGCGGCCTAGCCAATGTTGACCTAGTGCCTCATGGTGAGGACCGGGCAGCTATTATTGCTGGCCAGCAGGTCCACTTAGATTTTGATGATAGCCACCATTATCCAGCCAAAGAGGGGGTTGATTTCTACCACCGCTACAAGGAGGATATCGCCTTATTAGGTGAAATGGGCTTTAAAACCTTTAGGATCTCCATTGCCTGGTCGCGTATTTTCCCCCAAGGTGATGAAAACCAACCTAACGAGGCGGGCTTGGCCTTTTACGAAGATGTCTTTAAAGAGATGCACAAACATGGCATTGAACCCTTAGTGACCATTACCCATTTTGATATGCCAGTCCATTTAATCAAAAAATATGGGGGCTGGAAAAATCGCCAGGTCGTTGGATTTTATGAAAAGCTCGTTCGGACCCTCTTTACCCGCTACCAGGGCTTAGTTAAATACTGGATTACCTTTAACGAGATTAATATGATCATGCATGCGCCTTTTATGGGGGCGGGTCTGATTTTGGCTGATAGCGATAATCCCCGCCAGGACCAATATACAGCTGTCCACCACGAACTGGTGGCCTCAGCCCTGGCTACTAAAATTGCCCATGAAATTGATCCAAATAATCAGGTGGGCTGTATGATAGCGGCGGGTACTTATTATCCTGCTTCGCCGGACCCTAAAGATGTCCGCCAGGCCCAGCTGGATAACCAGGGCAATTATTTCTTCGTGGATGTCCAGTCACGGGGCGCCTATCCAAATTATGCCCTCAAACAATTAGAGGCAGAAGGGATTGAGATTCCTTTTGCAGAGGGGGATAAGGAGCTCTTAGCTAAGCACACCGTTGACTTTGTTTCCTTCTCCTACTACTCTAGTCGGGTCTCAGCCCATCCCGATAATCTGGACAAGTACGACCTGACCCCGGGTAATATCTTCCCATCCGTCATTAATCCTTATTTAGAGGCTAGTGAATGGGGCTGGCAGATTGACCCGCTAGGTTTCAGAATTACCATGAATGACCTCTATGACCGCTACCAAAAACCGCTGTTTGTAGTGGAAAATGGCTTAGGTGCCAAGGATGAAGTGACGGCAGATGGGCGCATCATTGATGACTACCGAATCGATTACCTACAAAAGCATATCGCTGCCATGAAGGCTGCCATTGAAGAAGATGGTATTCCAGTGATGGGCTATACCTCATGGGGGGCCATTGATCTCGTTTCAGCCTCAAGCGGGGAGATGGCCAAGCGTTATGGCTATATCTATGTTGACCGCCATAATGATGGCTCTGGTGACTTTAGCCGCCACAAGAAGAAATCCTTCGACTGGTACAAGCAGGTCATTGCCTCTAACGGGGAAGACTTGTCTAACCAGCCAGGTTAA
- a CDS encoding GNAT family N-acetyltransferase gives MQIRPVRPDQVAQLSQLSISCYQDTFAGTTSDANMQDYLATAYNKDQLAKELGQDHTQFYFVTDGDQILAYFKINWGPEQSEDHFPAGLELERIYVTKSAKGQGIGSLMMAQVHQIAQDLACRHIWLGVWEHNYPAQAFYKKHGFKRFGQHAFIMGDDHQCDWLLVKSLDKE, from the coding sequence ATGCAAATAAGACCTGTCAGGCCTGACCAAGTGGCACAACTAAGTCAACTATCAATTTCCTGCTACCAGGATACCTTTGCCGGCACGACCTCTGATGCCAATATGCAGGATTATCTGGCAACCGCCTACAATAAGGACCAATTGGCCAAGGAGCTAGGCCAGGACCACACCCAATTTTACTTTGTGACAGATGGGGACCAAATTTTAGCCTACTTTAAAATCAATTGGGGACCTGAACAAAGCGAGGACCACTTCCCAGCTGGTTTGGAGTTAGAACGCATCTACGTGACCAAGTCAGCCAAGGGCCAAGGCATTGGTAGCCTGATGATGGCCCAGGTCCACCAAATCGCCCAGGACCTAGCGTGTCGGCACATTTGGCTGGGCGTCTGGGAGCATAACTATCCAGCCCAGGCCTTCTATAAAAAGCACGGCTTTAAACGCTTTGGCCAGCACGCCTTTATTATGGGCGACGACCACCAGTGCGACTGGCTGCTGGTCAAATCATTAGACAAGGAATAG
- a CDS encoding Sau3AI family type II restriction endonuclease — translation MKVLTDYLLPYDETDPKSIYHYAEKLKGKNFVDILANSAEIVSENLDDVDYLTKQISYYNNPRSKGGLGNLVEKYYFGFEPNSSPLPDFEEAGLELKLTPYKKNKNGTYSAKERLVIGMIPYDRPVPNSFEDSHVKEKLNLVLFLFYEFKKELARTQYTITHVQLFHLFSEVLSKDLEIIIDDYNKIIEKIKAGKAHELSEGDTMYLGACTKGATAKKSEQPQFYNKEIKAKRRAYSLKQGYMTSFLNNYVFKGIDTYQSIGESFASQEDFEKEVLAKIERYKGYSRADLVREFDLENITAKNLFSVIAMRILGITSSHAEEFTKSNTLVKTIRVEENNTIRENMSLSNINFREFVNTEWEDSDIYEYFETTRFLFVVFKNDGEDYCLSHAVFWHMPAQDLNGPLKQEWLANQQIIRNGIKFSLSGKRIFNNLPTAQETKISHLRPRAAQSAYKIAELNIERGNIEKDADQLPNGDYMTRQAFWLNKSYIGEIIELDNL, via the coding sequence GTGAAAGTATTGACTGATTATCTGCTCCCATATGATGAAACTGACCCAAAATCTATCTACCATTATGCAGAAAAATTAAAAGGTAAAAATTTTGTTGATATATTGGCTAATAGCGCAGAAATAGTAAGTGAAAATTTAGATGATGTTGACTACTTAACTAAGCAAATTAGCTATTACAACAACCCGCGCTCTAAAGGTGGTTTAGGTAACTTAGTCGAAAAATATTATTTTGGCTTCGAACCCAACAGTAGCCCATTACCCGATTTTGAAGAAGCTGGTCTAGAACTTAAATTGACACCTTACAAGAAAAACAAAAACGGCACATATAGTGCCAAGGAACGGCTTGTGATCGGTATGATTCCGTACGACAGACCTGTTCCAAATTCTTTTGAGGATTCTCATGTTAAAGAGAAATTAAATCTAGTACTTTTTCTTTTCTACGAATTTAAAAAAGAGTTAGCTCGTACACAATATACCATCACGCACGTCCAATTGTTCCATCTCTTTAGTGAGGTCCTCAGCAAGGATTTAGAAATTATCATCGATGACTACAACAAGATAATTGAAAAAATTAAAGCTGGTAAAGCTCACGAGCTCTCTGAAGGTGACACCATGTATCTAGGTGCCTGTACGAAAGGTGCTACAGCCAAGAAGAGTGAACAACCACAATTTTATAATAAAGAGATTAAAGCGAAACGCCGTGCTTATTCACTTAAACAAGGCTACATGACTAGCTTTCTCAATAATTATGTTTTCAAAGGTATCGACACTTACCAAAGTATTGGTGAAAGCTTTGCTAGCCAAGAAGATTTTGAAAAAGAAGTTTTAGCTAAAATCGAAAGATACAAAGGATATAGCCGAGCAGACTTAGTGCGAGAATTTGATTTAGAAAATATTACTGCCAAAAACCTATTCAGTGTTATCGCTATGAGAATTTTAGGTATTACGTCTAGTCATGCAGAGGAGTTTACTAAATCAAATACTTTGGTAAAAACAATTCGGGTTGAAGAAAATAATACCATTAGAGAAAATATGTCCTTGTCTAATATAAACTTCAGGGAATTCGTTAATACAGAGTGGGAAGATTCTGATATTTATGAGTATTTTGAGACAACACGTTTTTTATTTGTCGTTTTTAAAAATGATGGTGAAGACTACTGTCTGAGTCATGCGGTATTTTGGCACATGCCGGCTCAAGATTTAAACGGACCCTTAAAACAGGAGTGGCTAGCAAATCAACAAATTATTAGAAACGGTATCAAATTTTCACTTTCTGGTAAACGCATCTTTAATAACCTACCAACAGCTCAAGAGACTAAAATATCTCATCTAAGACCCCGGGCAGCCCAATCAGCCTATAAAATTGCTGAACTAAATATTGAACGCGGCAATATCGAAAAAGATGCTGACCAATTACCAAATGGTGATTACATGACTAGGCAGGCCTTCTGGCTCAATAAATCCTATATTGGAGAAATCATTGAGCTCGATAATTTATAA
- a CDS encoding LacI family DNA-binding transcriptional regulator, translated as MAVTIKDVAEKAGVAPSTVSRVLTNNPAISEKTRQKVQAVMAELNYVPNYNARRLASQHSQTIGLVLPLASDAFYQNPFFPTILRGINEAAAQEDYVLLLSAGDSADQQKAHLENMVYGKQVAGLIFLYASADDPLLAMARQANFPSVVVGTPDTGQVNAIDNDNFDLGYQAGRYLLSQGCQKLAYIGGDSQQFFIQQREAGFLKSLSDQADIIGDSYNAVNFLPNDGYQLIMDLYHQGQTYDGYVVADELVARGVVSALQATGQDQVKTIDFRSFASEDSGQDLYHPYFNLNIQTLGRRAVTILFEQLNSSEEASGRYIYEVVASDLVGA; from the coding sequence ATGGCAGTAACAATTAAAGATGTCGCTGAAAAAGCGGGGGTGGCTCCCTCTACTGTGTCGCGGGTTCTAACCAACAATCCCGCCATTTCAGAAAAAACCAGGCAAAAGGTTCAGGCGGTCATGGCAGAACTTAATTATGTACCTAACTACAATGCCCGCCGCCTGGCTAGCCAGCATTCGCAAACCATTGGCCTCGTCTTGCCGCTAGCCTCCGATGCCTTTTATCAAAACCCTTTCTTTCCCACCATTTTAAGGGGAATCAATGAGGCGGCCGCCCAAGAAGATTATGTCCTGCTCCTATCAGCTGGTGACAGCGCCGACCAGCAAAAAGCCCACCTGGAAAACATGGTTTATGGCAAACAGGTAGCTGGTTTAATCTTCCTTTATGCCTCAGCCGATGATCCCTTGCTGGCCATGGCCCGCCAGGCAAACTTTCCTAGTGTGGTGGTCGGGACGCCGGATACGGGCCAGGTCAACGCCATAGACAACGATAATTTCGACCTGGGCTACCAGGCTGGTCGCTATCTATTAAGCCAGGGTTGCCAAAAATTAGCCTATATCGGTGGCGACAGCCAGCAATTCTTTATTCAGCAGCGGGAGGCCGGCTTTTTAAAGAGCCTGAGTGACCAGGCCGATATTATAGGTGATAGCTACAATGCGGTGAATTTTTTACCCAATGATGGTTACCAGCTGATCATGGACCTCTACCACCAAGGCCAGACCTATGATGGCTATGTCGTGGCTGATGAGCTAGTGGCTCGGGGGGTAGTCAGCGCCCTGCAGGCGACGGGCCAAGACCAGGTCAAAACCATCGATTTCCGCTCCTTTGCCAGTGAGGATAGTGGTCAAGACCTCTACCATCCTTACTTCAACCTGAACATCCAGACTTTGGGACGGCGAGCAGTTACTATTCTGTTTGAACAATTAAATAGCAGCGAGGAAGCAAGTGGTCGCTATATCTATGAGGTGGTGGCTAGTGATTTGGTGGGCGCGTAA
- a CDS encoding (deoxy)nucleoside triphosphate pyrophosphohydrolase — MKVINVVGAIMIRDGKILCAQRGPNKSLAYKWEFPGGKIEAGESPQAALERELREELLIDCQVEAEIFDQVSYQYDFGQVNLTTILCYLDDQEPQITEHIQFKWLAPGDLLSLDWPPANMPTIEKLSHQTF, encoded by the coding sequence ATGAAAGTAATTAATGTAGTTGGTGCCATTATGATTCGTGACGGCAAAATCCTCTGCGCCCAGCGCGGCCCCAATAAAAGCCTGGCCTACAAGTGGGAATTCCCGGGCGGTAAAATTGAAGCTGGCGAAAGTCCCCAAGCTGCCCTGGAGCGCGAACTAAGAGAGGAACTTCTTATTGACTGCCAGGTTGAAGCAGAAATCTTTGACCAGGTCTCCTACCAATATGATTTTGGTCAGGTTAACCTGACCACCATCCTCTGCTATTTAGATGATCAGGAACCACAAATTACTGAGCATATCCAGTTCAAATGGTTGGCACCTGGGGACCTGTTAAGTTTAGACTGGCCACCTGCAAACATGCCAACGATTGAAAAACTTTCTCATCAAACTTTCTAA